The following coding sequences lie in one Pseudarthrobacter phenanthrenivorans Sphe3 genomic window:
- a CDS encoding PadR family transcriptional regulator produces MKGIPDDKFPGPEFAKGQFGRPRSRRGPHGHRGGGFGPGFGPGFGPGFGPGFGPGFGPGFGRGSRRAGRGDVRAAVLSLLAEAPSNGYGLIKTIAERTEGAWRPSPGSIYPTLQQLVDEGLISALSEGRGTEFTLTEAGRAYVAEHGEEMDNAWNAGPDSSDRDFHQSIGKLMGAIHQFRSGVSEEQRAAAMEKMDETRRALYKILAD; encoded by the coding sequence ATGAAAGGCATTCCTGACGATAAGTTCCCTGGCCCTGAGTTCGCCAAGGGACAGTTCGGGCGCCCAAGGAGCCGCAGGGGCCCTCACGGACACCGGGGCGGCGGCTTTGGCCCGGGGTTCGGGCCCGGATTCGGCCCAGGGTTTGGTCCCGGCTTCGGTCCCGGTTTCGGGCCGGGCTTCGGTCGGGGCTCGCGCAGGGCCGGCCGGGGCGACGTTCGGGCTGCGGTCCTCTCGCTTTTGGCCGAGGCTCCGTCAAACGGTTACGGATTGATCAAGACGATCGCCGAAAGAACCGAGGGAGCGTGGCGGCCCAGCCCGGGGTCGATCTACCCCACCCTTCAGCAGCTTGTGGACGAGGGGTTGATTTCGGCGCTGAGCGAAGGCCGCGGCACGGAGTTCACGCTCACTGAAGCGGGCCGGGCCTACGTGGCGGAACACGGCGAAGAAATGGACAACGCCTGGAATGCCGGGCCGGACAGTTCCGACCGCGATTTCCACCAGAGCATCGGGAAGCTGATGGGCGCGATCCACCAGTTCCGCAGCGGTGTCAGCGAGGAACAGCGCGCAGCCGCCATGGAGAAGATGGATGAAACCCGGCGGGCCCTCTACAAGATCCTGGCTGACTGA
- a CDS encoding ammonium transporter: MEISAQHVWLMISAAMVLLMTPGLGLFYGGMTRAKAALNMIMMSFISAGIVGVVWVLWGYSMTTGEGVLGLFGNPFAHFGLQSLMGSPDLIKAGYSATFAIITVALISGAIADRAKFGAWALFVPLWITVVYCPLAYMVWGGGLMSADGAVTAVFGQVIDFAGGAVVEISSGTAALVLALIVGQRHGFAKDPNHRPHNVPFIMLGAAILWFGWFGFNGGAATTAEQASLIWVNTLVTPAAAMLSWLVTEKIRHGHPTSLGAASGVVAGLVAITPSCANISPVAAIGLGLMAGAACAVFVDLKYRFGLDDSLDVVGVHLGAGLIGTLALGFIALPVDGQGGGLFYGGGVQQLIAQVAAVVITLLLSGLGTLVIGRAINRTIGFRVSTEAEAAGVDLSEHAESAYAFGEIGAGFNPLPAAASQSPAAFPTTPGAAQTLDTPMQRSQADVGSKEDSFA; encoded by the coding sequence GTGGAAATTTCTGCCCAACATGTCTGGCTGATGATCTCGGCCGCAATGGTACTGCTGATGACACCCGGGCTTGGCCTGTTCTATGGCGGCATGACCCGGGCCAAGGCGGCCCTGAACATGATCATGATGAGCTTCATCTCGGCCGGGATCGTGGGCGTGGTCTGGGTCCTGTGGGGCTACTCCATGACCACGGGGGAGGGCGTGTTGGGTCTCTTCGGCAACCCGTTCGCACATTTCGGCCTGCAAAGCCTCATGGGCTCACCCGACCTGATCAAGGCGGGCTACAGCGCCACCTTTGCGATCATCACAGTGGCCCTGATCAGCGGAGCGATTGCGGACCGTGCAAAGTTCGGCGCCTGGGCACTGTTCGTCCCGCTCTGGATCACCGTGGTGTACTGCCCGCTCGCCTACATGGTCTGGGGCGGCGGGCTGATGAGCGCCGATGGTGCCGTCACCGCAGTGTTCGGCCAGGTCATCGACTTCGCCGGCGGCGCAGTGGTGGAGATCAGCTCCGGCACCGCAGCCCTGGTCCTTGCACTAATCGTTGGCCAGCGCCACGGCTTTGCCAAGGACCCCAACCACCGTCCGCACAACGTGCCCTTCATCATGCTGGGTGCGGCCATCCTGTGGTTCGGGTGGTTCGGGTTCAACGGCGGGGCAGCGACCACCGCCGAGCAGGCCAGCCTCATCTGGGTGAACACGCTGGTGACTCCTGCCGCCGCAATGCTCAGCTGGCTGGTGACCGAGAAAATCCGCCACGGCCACCCCACATCCCTGGGGGCTGCGTCCGGCGTCGTGGCCGGCCTGGTGGCCATCACCCCCTCCTGCGCCAACATCAGCCCGGTTGCTGCCATCGGGCTGGGCCTGATGGCCGGAGCCGCCTGTGCCGTGTTCGTTGACCTCAAGTACCGCTTTGGCCTGGACGACTCCCTTGACGTGGTGGGCGTGCACCTGGGCGCAGGCCTCATCGGCACCCTCGCGCTGGGCTTCATTGCCCTGCCCGTTGATGGCCAGGGCGGCGGGCTCTTCTACGGCGGCGGCGTCCAGCAACTGATCGCCCAGGTTGCGGCCGTGGTGATCACCCTGCTGCTCTCCGGCCTCGGAACGCTGGTCATTGGCCGTGCCATCAACAGGACCATCGGTTTCCGGGTCAGCACCGAAGCCGAGGCAGCCGGCGTGGACCTGTCCGAGCACGCCGAGAGTGCCTATGCCTTCGGGGAGATCGGAGCGGGCTTCAACCCGCTGCCCGCCGCCGCCTCCCAGTCCCCTGCTGCTTTCCCCACAACACCGGGGGCAGCACAAACTTTGGACACGCCCATGCAGCGCAGCCAGGCAGACGTGGGCAGCAAGGAAGACTCCTTCGCCTGA